Proteins from a genomic interval of Zingiber officinale cultivar Zhangliang chromosome 2A, Zo_v1.1, whole genome shotgun sequence:
- the LOC122042702 gene encoding ESCRT-related protein CHMP1B-like: protein MGSSGKLMNQIMELKFTSKSLQRQSRKCEKEEKSEKLKVKKAIEKGNMDGARIYAENAIRKRNEQMNYLRLASRLDAVVARLDTQAKMQVIGKSMGSIVKSLESSLASGNLQKMSETMDQFERQFVNMEVQAEFMEGAMAGSTSLSTPEGEVNSLMQQVADDYGLEVSVGLPQAAAHAIPAKETEKVNEDDLSRRLADLKARG, encoded by the coding sequence ATGGGGAGTTCAGGGAAGCTGATGAACCAGATCATGGAGCTCAAGTTCACGTCCAAGAGCCTGCAGCGGCAGTCGCGCAAGTGCGAAAAAGAGGAGAAGTCGGAGAAGCTCAAGGTGAAGAAGGCGATCGAGAAGGGAAACATGGACGGAGCCCGGATTTACGCTGAGAACGCCATCCGGAAGCGGAACGAGCAGATGAACTATCTCCGCCTCGCCTCTCGCCTCGACGCCGTCGTCGCCCGCCTCGATACCCAGGCCAAGATGCAGGTGATCGGGAAGTCCATGGGTTCCATCGTCAAGTCCCTTGAGTCTTCTCTCGCCTCCGGAAACCTGCAGAAGATGTCTGAGACGATGGATCAATTCGAGCGCCAGTTTGTCAACATGGAGGTCCAGGCGGAGTTCATGGAAGGCGCCATGGCCGGATCCACCAGCCTCTCCACGCCGGAGGGCGAAGTTAATAGCCTGATGCAGCAAGTTGCTGATGATTATGGTCTTGAGGTTTCAGTTGGGCTGCCACAGGCTGCGGCGCATGCCATTCCGGCGAAGGAAACTGAGAAGGTAAACGAGGATGATCTCTCCAGACGCCTCGCAGACCTCAAGGCGAGGGGCTAA
- the LOC122042700 gene encoding E3 ubiquitin-protein ligase KEG-like, translating to MSGLAASSEPSESSEYILLERDQYELRPVDISMTAQNNIWIDPSVIKLKHRIGRGPYGDVWIATQHQHSNDYDHYHEVAVKMLYPIKDDQIPICLAKFEELYTKCRGMDTVCHLEGVTIQNGRVCIIMKYYEGSIGDKMARQKGGRISLSHVKRYIVDLARGILKLHGNGILLLNLKPCNFLLDKNDQAVIGDFGIPHRMYGLSLPSSDLIQRLGTPNYMAPEQWEPSINGPISFETDSWGLGCSIVEMLSGVQPWCSRSPDEIYQLVVRRKEKPKIPSGLPPELEGILHGCFEYDFRDRPLVKDILRVFESFPDGDYSESNVGYQTAEKTSRVSFTGWALLKDQLQVGDIVRSRKPRNSCNSESMEIPEGIIVGKESEEHSDGYILVRVHGLHNPLRVHSSTVERVTYGFVVGDWVRTSNEDKKGSPVGILHSIERDGKVTVGFIGIETLWNGHYSELQIAESYCIGQFLKVKSSISTPRFEWPCNPGLEWAIGRISEIRPNGCLIVKFPGRFSFGEANSYFADPSEVEVVNFKKCEGLVKKYQHLEDFHWAVRPLAITFGLLAALKLGTVIIKSTGKSRRKKTGTFVDLSGQVADQQQIEEPSSANPAWVPPLVSNIFFGDGTNATR from the exons ATGTCTGGACTAGCTGCTTCATCAGAACCTTCTGAATCATCTGAGTACATTCTACTCGAAAGAGATCAATATGAGCTACGGCCTGTAGATATATCTATGACAGCTCAGAATAACATATGGATTGATCCAAGTGTCATAAAACTTAAGCATAGGATAGGGCGTGGCCCATACGGTGATGTCTGGATAGCTACTCAGCACCAACACAGTAATGATTACGATCATTATCATGAAGTTGCAGTGAAAATGCTATATCCTATCAAGGACGATCAAATACCGATCTGTTTGGCCAAGTTTGAGGAACTGTACACAAAGTGTCGAGGGATGGATACTGTTTGCCATCTTGAAGGTGTTACGATTCAGAATGGAAGA GTTTGCATTATCATGAAATATTATGAGGGATCAATTGGTGACAAGATGGCTCGTCAAAAAGGCGGAAGAATTTCACTATCACATGTCAAAAG GTATATTGTTGATTTGGCTCGAGGCATCCTGAAACTTCATGGAAATGGGATTCTGCTACTCAATCTTAAGCCTTGCAATTTCCTTCTTGACAAGAATGATCAGGCCGTGATCGGAGATTTTGGGATTCCACACAGAATGTATGGACTTTCATTACCATCTTCAGACCTAATTCAGAGACTTGGTACTCCAAACTACATGGCTCCTGAGCAATGGGAACCAAGCATCAATGGTCCCATCTCATTTGAAACTGATTCATGGGGACTTGGGTGTAGCATCGTGGAGATGCTAAGTGGAGTACAACCTTGGTGCAGTAGGTCTCCTGATGAAATCTACCAACTAGTGGTACGAAGGAAAGAAAAGCCAAAAATTCCAAGCGGGCTACCTCCTGAATTGGAAGGTATTCTTCATGGATGCTTTGAATATGATTTCAGAGATCGTCCTTTGGTGAAAGATATTCTCCGCGTATTTGAAAG tttCCCGGATGGTGATTATAGCGAAAGCAATGTTGGCTATCAGACGGCTGAAAAAACAAGTCGTGTTAGTTTCACCGGTTGGGCACTCTTGAAGGACCAACTTCAGGTTGGCGATATTGTCCGCTCTAGGAAGCCAAGGAACTCATGCAATTCAGAGAGCATGGAGATCCCAGAGGGTATCATTGTTGGGAAGGAAAGTGAGGAGCATAGTGATGGCTACATTCTTGTTCGGGTCCACGGACTTCACAATCCTTTGAGAGTGCACAGTTCTACGGTAGAGCGGGTGACCTACGGCTTTGTTGTTGGTGATTGGGTACGGACGAGTAATGAGGACAAGAAGGGCTCGCCGGTGGGCATCCTTCATAGCATAGAGCGTGATGGAAAGGTAACTGTTGGTTTCATCGGGATAGAAACTCTTTGGAATGGTCATTATTCAGAACTTCAAATCGCAGAATCATATTGTATTGGCCAATTTCTGAAAGTGAAATCAAGCATCTCCACGCCGAGGTTCGAGTGGCCGTGCAATCCTGGATTAGAATGGGCAATCGGTAGAATATCTGAAATTCGTCCAAATGGATGCCTAATAGTTAAATTCCCAGGCAGGTTTAGCTTTGGAGAAGCTAACAGCTACTTTGCCGACCCTTCGGAAGTGGAAGTAGTAAACTTCAAGAAATGTGAGGGGTTAGTGAAGAAATATCAGCATCTCGAAGACTTTCATTGGGCCGTGAGGCCATTAGCTATCACGTTCGGGTTGTTGGCAGCACTGAAACTGGGGACGGTCATCATAAAAAGCACAGGCAAGTCGCGGAGGAAGAAGACCGGTACATTTGTTGATCTCTCAGGGCAAGTTGCGGACCAACAGCAGATAGAGGAACCTAGTAGTGCTAATCCAGCATGGGTTCCTCCTTTAGTCTCAAATATATTCTTTGGAGACGGAACTAATGCTACTCGATAA